CCACTAATGTTAGTGTACCATAAATATAATTTGTCGTAGTTTAAGTGTATTGATCTTACCACATTGTGTTGTTTTCTTAGCTCTCTCTGGAAATCATTTgtataattaagtgataatgcccgagaagccagtgtttcgaggatatattggcacgggtgttgtgcaaactggcttcgagggcattatcatttTTATACAACGGATTACCGacatattaaaataatgattgacatattttaattttcaacgttattttgatgaatttattcatactatttcatccttccactagatatagtcccgacacaaatctagggttgctacccaagccggctggtcgtttgttctattggtttggttgccagagactcgacccagtcgttcagtctttctgttctgtatctatggacgtgatccagttgttcgttctaaatgttccattgccatactggctggcaatgtttatatcccttgcttgctagctagccaactacggctaacttacagtcacgtcaaacagtgcagccagaataacaacaaagtagctgcatttgcatttgtttaagctgttttctagtgacatttattcaGACACAACCATAACActgagctaatgaggcgcgattcgcctggcatagaaaatgtgctctctcgtcaggacactgttgttcagaggagctagccaacaacagactgcaaactagctgcacttcgttgaattttttttgtataaatccataaaaatgatgccagctgattcatgatttcgactggctaagaaacactgcctgtctgtctgtctcgtcccgacttcccgacacgttcattactatgtaACAGCTGGagattgtttcaatattcaaattcaatgttgcaaatgtcagagagacagacagcaaggtttatacaaatctctgctgttaaAAACTAAGTgttagtctaaaataaatgtgagataatgtctagatgctttttatagtggagatcaagtttataaagtgCCTggtgggctgatgagacagtggattgtgcagtcagatggaacaaagtaaataggcattttaacatcatagatttagccattGGTGATTTGTGGAACAGACACAGGATGgaattagacccacccattgtataactACTGTTAATACACATACTTTTGAAAGTTAATCTCCTCACTCAATCTAACATCTGTATTACTCGATGTTACAAGACCTCTATGTACCCTCAAAATGGCAAGTGTGTACTTAGATTCTAAAAAGTGAAGGGTCAATCTCAGGCTACTCTCAGTTGAGGTTGTTTGAAGCCAAGCCGAGTTAAAGCCATCTGGGAGGTTATTGCAGTTTTCTGTTCCCTGGTCTCCGGTGGTGTATTTCCCAGGATTCCCTGTTATGaagatctctcgctctctctcattttgtTGTAACACTATTGGCTGTTACAGtcccctcctctatccttctgtcctatttgtctgtctgtcatgcCGTGGTGCTCATCCCTTTCCTCTGCCATAACCACTTCCTCCTCTGGCTCCATTCCGGCTCCACTGCTGACCTTAAGTCAAAGGAAGTAAGTCCACCCGTCCTACATCCCTGACCTCTGGTGTGACCCCAACCCTCTGTCTACTCTATTCCTCTGGGTGTGCACTGACAACCCACGCTGATGCATGTTGGgatgtgtttgtttgtgaatGGGGACGGGTCTCTGTATATGAATTTGTCTGTATATCTTCACATTACTATGATTTCAATGACAAAGGTTTTTGATTAATAAACTAGCACAACATTTTATtcttaaaataataaaatataaaataataaaataatacatcTATTTCTGCTTTTGGAAGACACAAGTAAGCAAAGGCAACTGTCTGTAGCTCTGTGGATGATATGAAGTCTTGAAATAATTGCCATTCACAAGCATATATGGTATAATATAACTTTCTCTCCAAGCACATAAAGCCAGTCACAGTATGTTGATATCCagtgatttgattgattgatgcacTTGCTGCATAGGTTTATCTTTGAGCAAAAAGGCACACAGCGGATCATGGTCATCAACAACTGCGGCCTGAATGATGACGCTGCCTATTCCGTAGCCGCGGGAGAAGAGAAGTGTACCACAGAGCTGTTTGTCAAAGGTACCCCTCTCCATTCCATCATCCTTCTCTCTTCATTTTAATGTCTCTTTGAGGAATTAGTGGGACCAGAATGTGGTCTCTCCACAATTTCACACTTCACTGTTTCTAATTATATTGATGCCTTTTCTGATTTGTATCTTACCTTGCTGCAGAGTTACCAGTGAAGATTACTAAAGAGATTGAGGCGGTGAAAACGACAGTGAACGAGAGGATTGAGTTGGCGTGTGAAGTGTCTGAAGAAGGAGCTCAAGTAAAATGGTAGGGCTATGTCAacttattgtgtgtgtatgtgttttttccccccttgtgtccctgtgtgttttcccttgtgtccgtgtgtgtgtgttttttcccctgtgtgtgtgttttctccttgtgtgtgtgtgtgtgtgtgtgcgtgtgtgtgtgtgtgtgtgtgtgtgtgagcctctAACCTTTCATCTTCCCCCTCAGGTGTAAGAACGGCGTGGAGGTCCCGACAGGGCCCCGGTCACGCTACCGTGTCAAGTCTGAGGGGCTGAAACACTGGCTAATCATTGACGATGCCTCAAAGGAGGACACTGGAACCTTCTCCCTCATGGCCTCTGGGGGAACCTCTGAAGCCAAAGTCCAGGTTGAATGTGTGTATTTcacttccctctcctttcctcacacGTTCTCTCTTACTGAGAAACTGTAGATCAACTAAATTGATGACTATTTTGTATTTCTTCTATCCTCTTATTTCTTTCCATTCTTCCCTTCATCAGTGAAGCCACTGAAGATTATTCAGGATTTGCAGGACATGACAGTGCTTTTGGGCCAGCCACTGAAGATGCACTGTGAGATCTTCCCTGGGAATGTTCCAGGTCGTTGGTACAGGAATGGACAGCTGATCCAGTCCAACGACCGCATCAACATCCTGCAAAGAGCCAAGTATGTCACTTCCCTCCCACTCGCCCATCTCCTCAGCCCCATACCTGTGTTCATGGGAGTTTCACACCTGGTCAAGTAACAGAGGAAAAAATTCTGGGCCCAAATCAGGATTCACCATTAGGCCCATGTAACCTGAGCAAGAAAAACTCTGGGCCTTTgcccttccctctgtcctcctgtctttTTCATATTGATTAAGCTGTCTTCTCACTTGTTTTCTTGTTTTGACAGGAACCACCGATTAGAAATTGTGAACAGCACCATTCACGATGCCGGGGATTATACCTTTGTGCCAGAGGGATACTCTCAGAGCCTCTGTGCCAAAGTTCATATCGTTGGTACAGTCATTTTAATGATACAAAACCGTCCGTGGGTTGATAGGAATATTATAGAGCACTTACTTGTTTTCTTCCTTGTCCCGTTCTTACAGATCCTCCCAGGGTGCACCTGGAGAGCTTGAACTTCCCTGACAACACAGTGACCATTGTGGCAGGAAATAAACTCCGCGTGGAGATCCCCATCAGTGGAGAACCAGCACCCAGAGTGGtgtggatgaagggagagagggtgagtgcTGACCTGGGTCAAAATAGGCTTcattgggcctcccgggtggcgcagtggttaagggcgatGTACTGCAGccccagctgtgccatcagagactctgggttcgcgcccaggctctgtcgtaaccggccaagACCcgtgtggcgggccgggcgcagtgcgcgctaaccaaggtttccaggtgcacggtgtttcctccgacacattggtgcggctggcttccgggttggaaaaagtgcggcttggttgagttgtgtatcggaggacgcatgactttcaaccttcgtctctcccgagcccgtacgggagttgtagcgatgagacaatatagtagctactaaaaacaattggataccccgaaattacagtacagtatacatactgaATGTATGGGTACAGTACAATCTACTATTTGCCATCGTAGGTAATCCTTGACTCGGGCCACCGTGTGCGAGCTGAAACCTTCTCGGACCACACCAGCCTCACCATTGACATCGCAGAGAAGGAGGACACAGGAAACTACAAGATAGTCCTGCAGAACGAGGCTGGGGAAGCAGGGGCTAGCATCAAAGTCAAGGTGGTGGATATCCCAGACCCTCCTGAAGTTCCCCTGGTCACGGAGGTGGGAGGAGACTGGTGCTCTATGACATGGGAACCCCCGATCTATGACGGAGGCTCACCCATCTTAGGTAGGTCTGTGTGGGTGGTTTTATGCTAACAAGTTGGATATTCTGGTGTGTGTATATGATATAGAACTATGCTTTTTCCCAAAGGCTACTTCATCGAAAGGAAGAAGAAGCAGAGTTCCAGATGGATGAGGCTGAACTTTGACCTGAACAAAGAGACCACATTTGAGCCTAAAAAGATGATTGAGGGTGTCCCGTACGAGGTGCGCGTCTTTGCTGTGAATGCCATCGGTGTGTCCAAACCCAGCGAGCCATCCAAAGCCTTTGTGCCGCTGGGTGAGTTCTGAGTACGCGATGTTCGCTTGGCAATGTAATCTTTGTGACAAAGCCAGTGAGGTGACACTTACAGTACAAAGGCGTTATCCTCTTATGTAAGCCAATACGGTTTCTcctgtggttatattatatcacgATAGTGGGAGAAAAATGAAAGAGCCAGTACTGTGATACTGTGTGATAGTGCAGGCCATTGTGTGGGCTGCCCTTCCCCTTTGCAGCTGTTCCTCTGATACCCAACTATTCCAAGCATTCCGCATTCTGACTGTGACCTCCACTGGACGTGGCCGGGGCTTTAGGAGATATTAAATATGTCTTTATAATGGCTGCCAAATCATCTAGGGCTTATAGGTTTAGGAGATCAGCCTCCCACAGGGTTCAATATGAGTTAAACGTGATGCAGAATATAAGAATAGACGTTAAGAGCCGCCCCTAATCAGATCTGGTGAACAGATTGATGACATACCAGCGCCAGCTAGAGGGGTGTCCCACACACATGGGCATGAAGGTGTTTCTTACATTGTATGCATTATACTGTTATTATGGCAATTGGAGATCCACTTTTGACAAGGCATACTATGCAAGGAAATGTTTGTGTGAAGTCCAACCGTTGTAACACTCTCACACTGATTGCTCTCAGCTGTGACCAGCGAGCCCACCATGCTGGTGGTGGATGATGTCACAGACACCACGGTGACCATGAAGTGGCGTCCCCCGGACACCATCGGAGCTGCAGGCTTAGACGGCTACCTGGTGGAGTATTGCATCGAAGGAAGTAAGAAGCATTCGATTTTATAACTAGAACCCACTTGATTTTTCATGATCAGCAGAAACTCCTGGCCTGTTAATAAGTATTACCTGCTGTGTTAAGTCTATGGACATGTTCTTCACAGCTGATGACTGGAGAGTAACCAATAAGGAGCTGACAGAGAAGACTAAGTACACCATCACTGGCCTCCCTCCAGAGGCTAAGATCCTGGTTAGGGTAAGGGCTATCAATGCTGCCGGCGCCAGCACTCCCAGAACACTTCAGCACTCTATCCTGGTCAAAGAGGTCATCGGTGAGTCCTAGCCACTCTCCACTTCTCTTTTTGATGTCTGTATGTATTATTTATTAGCAAGGCTTAAGCAACAGGGCTAGGAACATGACATTTGATACACAAGTCCAAAAGACAACAGTTCATcaaatatttacagtgccttcggaaagtattcagaccccttgatgttttccacattttgttacgttacagccttattctaaaatggatttaaaaaaaaataaaaaatcagcaATCTatacagaataccccataatgacaaagcgaaaacaggtttttagaaaaatgtGTGAATGTattaatataaaaaataaaataacgtatttgcataagtattcagatcctttgctatgagactcgaattgagctcaggtgcatcctgtttccattgatcatctttgagttgtttctacatcttgaatggagtccacctgtggtaaattaaattgattggacatgatttgtaaaaggcacacacctgcctatataaggtcccacaattgacactgcatgtcagatcaaaaaccaagccatgaggtcaaatgaattgtccgtagagctccgagacaggattgtgtcaaggcacagatctggggaagggtaccaaaacatttctgcagcattgaaggttcccaagaacacagtggcctccatcattcttaaatggaagaagtttttcCTAGagcttttcctagagctggccgaccggccaaactgagcaatctggggagaagggccttggtcagggaggttaccaagaacccaatggtcactctgacagagctctagagttcctctgtggagatgggagaaccttccagaaggacgaccatctctgcagcaccccacaaatcaggactttatggtaaagtgtccagacggaagccactactcagcAAAAAGCACCTAACAGCCCGctctgagtttgccaaaaggcacctaaagactctcagaccatgagaaacaagattctctggtctgatgaaaccaagattgaactctttggcctgaatgccaagcgtcacgtctcgaggaaacctggcaccatccctacggtgaagcatggtggcggcagcatcatgctgtggggatgtttttcagcagcagggactgggagactagttaggatcaagggaaagatgaacgtagcaaagtacagagagatccttgatgaaaacctgctccacagcgctcaggacctcagactggggcggaatttcaccttccaacaggacaacaacctgaaaatagctgtgcagcaaagtttcccatccaaactgacagagcttgagaggatttgcagagaagaatgggcgaaactccccaaatacagatgttccaagcttgtagtgtcattcccaagactcaatgctgtaatcgctgcaaaagatgcttcaacaaagtactgagtaaagggtctgaatacttatgtaatgtgatatttcagttgtttggTTTTGTATAAATTATCCAAaaattctaaaacctgttttttctttgtcattatggggtattgtgtgtagattaatgcggattatttcatttaaaaaaaatcaattttagaataaggctgtaacgtaacaaaatatggaaagtcgttgggtctgaataccttccgaaggcactgtagataaaaAATAATTACAAAATGTAAGTAATCACATTCCATCCACTTATCTGACCTGTCCTCTTCCCAGAACCACCTAAGATCCGCATCCCCCGTCATTTGAAACAGACGTACACTCGTAAAGTCGGAGAAGCAGTCAATCTCGTTATTCCATTCATGGTAAGGCAATAACAGAAAATGGCTCAACTACCTTCAGTGAAAGCCCTTTAGTAAATCATATGTAGTTAGATTCATGCTCCTATGCAATATGTGACATGTAGGGCAAGCCCAGGCCAAAGGTGAGCTGGCTGAAGGAGGGCCAGACGGTGGACCCCACGCAGGTCACTATCCGCAACACAGACTGTGACAGCATCATCTTCATCCGCAAAGCAGAGAGGAAGCACTCTGGGAAGTATGATAtgaaggtggaggtggagaaccACGTGGACACGGCCATCGTAGACATCCAGATAGTAGGTGGGTCAAAGGACACTGACAGGAAGGATATCCTGATCTCACAGTTAAAGTTGTTTAGACATAGATCAATTAAGCACTTGTATCGGTCATTTTTACAGATTGAATCAAACAGAAAGTAGAAGGAAAAAATACTATAAAAGGGAAAGATCTCATTGTAAAGAGTTGATCGAGTTGAATGTTTTTAGCTTTGTTCTGCCCTTTATTCCCTATCAAATTTTTCACAGCAGCTAATGTCTAGCACATAAATAAGACCCATACTGATGTTAATGATGTCAACGGATTAATCTCTCCACTCAGACCTCCCAGGGCCTCCACAGTGTGTGAAGATAGATGAGGTCTGGGGAGGAAACGTGGCTCTGGACTGGACCCCTCCAAAGGACAATGGCAACGCCGCCATTACAGGCTACACCATCCAGAAAGCAGACAAGAAGACCATGGTATAAGTCTGCTGAATGCATCACTTGGTACTGTACTATATGGAATCAgtatgagggagagattgttacAGGAAAAGTACCTCTGTATGTATTATGCATATGGAATTCAAGTGTATGTGCTACTCAATGTGATCCCCTGCATGTTTAAACGAATCTGCTCTCTATGGGACAGGAGTGGTACACGTGTATTGAGCACTACCACCGCACCTGTATCACCATCACAGAGCTGGTGGTGGGGAACGAGTACTACTTCAGAATCTACTCTGAGAACATGGTGGGTCTGAGCGAGGGTGCCACCCAGACCAAGGACAGCGCCCTCATCGTTAAAGAAGGTATGTGTGagctcctctgtgtgtgtggggggggtgtggggggggggggggggggggataccatATGGAAAGCAATGAAAAATATGACCAGTATGTCATCCCCTCTACTTTCTAATATTATGGACCAACTCATTCAAAAAGCAGATGGACATGAACATCAGTCACTTCCTTTTTCGTTTTCTTCTTTGTTTTTTTGTCACAAGGTAACGATACATAGTGATAAAATATTCATTTTTACAGAATTGGACCAGTTGCTTTCATTTAAAGATGGCTTATACACTACATATCATGTTTCATTGTACTGTTAATGCCGATGTTGCTGTCTCTGACCGCAGATGATGAATTAAAATACTGTCTCTCCTTCAATCATGATCACAAGGGAAATTCCCCCATGATACAGCCCAGCGCCTGTATCATGTACAACCCCattcttcctcccttccttcctccgcAGGCATGCAACTGAAGAACCCAGAGTACATCGACCACGACTTCAAAGAGCCTCCCAAGTTCACCCAGCCCCTCATCAACACCTTCGCCATCGCTGGCTACAACGCCACCCTCAACTGCAGCGTCCGCGCCAACCCACGGGTAGTTGTAGCccgggtcccagatctgtttgtgctgtcttgccaacttcaTTTCGGCAATTGGAGTTGGCAAGacgacacaaacagatctgggacttaGGCTAGGTGTGTAGGACCGTACTTAGACAGTGCCTACACCAATTCTCTGGGAATGTTCTGTCCAACTAAACTCCTGGACATGGTTGTGGTATCATTGCTGCTGATGTTCAGTCCTGCCTATTAATTAGTAATTGATTTAGACATGGGAAACCAAGTTCTGTATGTCTTCTCTATTGACTCTGGCCAATCAATGGCATGAATTGATAAATTAGGAGTCAAACCTAAAGACTGCAGCCCTGAAGCTGGGACATCCAATGTCCTGGCCTAGTGGGTCATCTTAGGCCTTAGGTCAGCTTGTTCCCCATACCCCTCCAGGCTGTTCCCCATACCCCTCGAGCCTGTTCCCCATACCCCTCAAGCCTGTTCCCCATACCCCTCCGGCCTGTTCCCCATACCCCTCCAGCCTGTTCCCCATACCCCTCCGGCCTGTTCCCCATACCCCTCCCACCTGTTCCCCATACCCCTCCAGCCTGTTCCCCATACCCCTCCAGGATGGACTAGGTCCAAATGGTCCAGGCCCCCAGCTGTATGCTGAAAGCTTTACACCTGCAGCCTGCTCTTTCTGACCGCCTCTCAACCACGGCAGCCTTTACACCTGACAGCTATCCTCTCTCTAACAACACATCTCTAGTCAGCTGCCTGAAGTTTTTTGTTGAGAGGTTGAAAAACTGCTTAAATTAACAGACCATGGGCACCATGTAAATATAAGGGTTTATCTGATTAATGCACTCTTGGTAATAAGATATGACTGTTCATAACAGTGTATCTCTAACTTGAACAATGTATTGGCCCTCTCACtgagaaaatagtacaaatcCACAGACCAGTaaaacattgcaatgtattgAATGCTTCTGAAATAATGTACTACAACATATTGAGTTGACAAATGTTTTAATGATACAGTGGCGAGGACTTTTATACTACTTGATAAACATTATGGGGAGTAACTTGCGAAACATCCCTGACTTAATTGAGTATTGATATTTTAGAGGCTTCTCTGGGAAACGGGCTAACCTTCTCTGTTTTTGACTTCAGCCCAAAGTGATTTGGATGAAGAATAAGATAGCCATCATTGACGACCCGCGCTACCGCATGTTTAGCAACCAAGGGGTCTGCACCCTGGAGATCCGGAAACCCAGCCCCTACGACGGGGGCATGTACTCCTGCAAGGCCATTAATTACCTGGGTGATGCACTAGTGGAGTGTAAACTGGAGGTTAAAGGTCAGTTTGGGCTGTAGGGGTACCTGGAAACCTGCGGTGTATGTTATCCACATGTGTACAGTATTAGGTGTCAAGACTCTTTGGTGACGTAGATCAGTACATAGTTTGTTTCAGTGACTACACCACCAAAGGCCCGTCCGTATCAGCTGTGGTCCTGTAAGTATCCGTCGTACATATATCGTATATGATATATGCTTATATTGTCATATACAATATCCACAGGGTTTGTCATTACATCACCCCTGCTACTCCAATGAGGAACAACGTATTACATCACGTGGCTGAACTCAATCTATGCATTTCCTTCTCATTTTAAACATGTTCATCTAGTTACAGGTGTTCATACAAGACTTCAGTAACGTCACTTGTGTTCAGCCAAATCCTGTTCATCTGACTACCACTGTTGAATTTCCTACCACAACTTCAAAGTCGCATCGTCAAATGTAGCATGCTTCACCAACACAGCATGGTCCAATTCTTCCTAAGGCGTCATCACACATCAACACCTCATAACTCAAACGCGCACCAATACGTATTGTTCTAGATGTAGTTCCCTTGTTCGATGAATACTATCTTGTGGCTCCATGTTTTAGTGTCTCCCCTCAACAGATGGTGATGTTCCTTCAATTACGTGTTTAACTCCTCATATAAAATGAGTTCAATAACTGACCAGTATTCCCTGGAGAACACATAACTCCCCCATGTAAACATTTGGAtaacccctcttctcttctctcccccccagTCCCCACTCAGGAATAGTGAATGTATGTTCTCATCCAAGGTAAGCTTTCATATGGTTTTGGCATATGAAGCTTATGTCATTCATTCTGCATCTGTCAAATGCCAATAATACAGCTTTTCTCAGCAGTACTAGGTGGTCTATTTAAGTTCACACCCACCCGTCTGAAAGAGTACCAAGGGAAGGAATGCAAGAGTTCAGGGCTTGCCTGCTTTAGTCCAAATGGATGTGTGATatgtacagtaacataatagatTGTGTATGTGGCTCTAGACACTGTATGGACAGTGTTCATTGGAGCCAGTTACTTTCCAATAACACTCTAGGGTTGCTGTCTAGGGTGGCTGTCTAAAGTCAAGCGTACCCCTAACATTTCAGAAGTCTATTTTAACGGTTGGTGTGACGTGCCTGCTTGTATGACCTGTGTTTCCCTGGTAACCGTGTTTGTTCCTCATCTAACATATGCCACACACAAAAGGTGAGTAACCTTCAAAGTAGTGCAAATGGCCTGATTGTGACATCAGAGTAAATACCAACATTTGCAGAGCATGGCTCTTTATTGAAGATTAAAGGTTGAAATTATGCTTACATTATTTTCCAGAAGTCGTTACTCCAGGATGGTGTCCTGTACATATGTGTTATATTTACTGGGGTAATAAGATACAATTCATCCATAGATCACTTTCTGCTGAttaatacatacagtggggcaaaaaaatatttagtcagccaccaattgtgcaagttctcccacttaaaaagatgagagaggcctgtaattttcatcataggtacacttcaactatgacagacaaaattaggggaaaaaatcctgaaaatcacattgtaggattttttatgaatttatttgcaaattatggtggaaaataagtatttggtcacctacaaacaagcaagatttctggctctcacagacctgtaacttcttctttaagaggctcctctgtcctccactcgttacctgtattaatggcacctgtttgaacttgttatcagtataaaagacacctgtccacaacctcaaacagtcacactccaaactccactatggccaagaccaaagagctgtcaaaggacaccaaacacaccgcccgggcaacgaaggagtggcttcgtaagaagcatttcaaggtcctgggggggcctagccagtctccagatctcaaccccatagaaaatctttggagggagttgaaagtccgtgttgcccagcaacaggcccaaaacatcactgctctagaggagatctgcatggaggaatgggccaaaataccagcaacagtgtgtgaaaaccttgtgaggacttacagaaaacgtttgacctctgtcattgccaacaaagggtatataacaaagtattgagataaacttttgttattgaccaaatacttattttccaccataatttgcaaataaattcataaaaaatcctacaatgtgattttcaggattttttctcctaattttgtctgtcatagttgaagtgtacctatgatgaaaattacaggcctctctcatctttttaagtgggagaacttgcgcaattggtgactgacaatacttttttgcccaactgtaGATGATATATCTATAGTAGGCCTATATTCGACACAATAGGGTTATTATCATTTGTGTCAATGCACCATTTATTATGTACTAGAGAAGGCTTTAATCCAGTTAATGTTCCTGAGCTTCTTGGCGCATTTTGGGCCTACTTAGTGAATGGCCATGTCATGGCTCCTATAGCTCTGCCACTGTAAGCCTAGGCAGATATAGATTTACTCACAGACTCAAAAGTGACGTATTGCACCTGTCCTTTACTGACACTGTCTCTATTTTCTCTCCTCACTACTATCCACTTTGGTATCTCTTCTTTTTTGTACTGTATGGTGTCTCTCTTCTGTTTCTTTGTTGCAGACTCACCCTCTTTTCGCTGTTTCAGTGTCTGTTTCGATGTTGCACGCTGACCCTCTGCTATTTTCCTGTTGGACTCTTACGATCTTCTCTCTGTTAAAGATTGATCGTCTtcgctctctttcactttctctctatagctcctaacaacaaattgagtgtctctcctttctcccccaggGGGCTTTACCTTCTCTGAGCTCATGCAGCGTGGAGTGCCTTTACACCTGATCGATAAGTACATGAGCGAGACCAAGGCCGTGGAGCAGCCAGAGAAGTAGTCGGACTGAGCAACCACTGATACGCCTAGGCTGCCCGGAACCTGTCGTCACACCACTAGTGATCTGCCTCTCACCAGCAGTCGAGGGAGgggctggagggggagggagggttgtACTGGACTTTGGCATGGCATGCTGTGTGCGGGAGCTAGTTACCATAGAAGAAGCCAATTCATCACCAGCTTTGTGTCATC
Above is a genomic segment from Oncorhynchus clarkii lewisi isolate Uvic-CL-2024 chromosome 33, UVic_Ocla_1.0, whole genome shotgun sequence containing:
- the LOC139392707 gene encoding myosin-binding protein C, slow-type-like isoform X4 — translated: MLFLGPGSRCQSPQRKMRCPMVRKIKMMTLQPTPHHHRPHQRMPIQSRNCLLSCLMIASMCQPWGEKTQETMGLLDVNIFFKHGKMNDISLWSLGEGQAPEDLDKPVDTPPLSSLLIERPQGGSITVGGDISFVAKVEAQDLLRKPTIKWFKGKWMDLASKTGKHLQLKETFDRRTKIHTFEMHIIKAKDNYAGNYRCEVTYKDKFDSCSFDLEVKELEQSQSVDIRSAFKRSSEGHEDAGDLDFSGLLKHREPKQDETPEVDVWEILKSARPDQYEKIAFEYGITDLRGLLKRLKKTKKEEKKSEAFAKKLDPAYQVDKGGKIRLVVDLADPTVELKWYKNGQEIRPTPKFIFEQKGTQRIMVINNCGLNDDAAYSVAAGEEKCTTELFVKELPVKITKEIEAVKTTVNERIELACEVSEEGAQVKWCKNGVEVPTGPRSRYRVKSEGLKHWLIIDDASKEDTGTFSLMASGGTSEAKVQVELKPLKIIQDLQDMTVLLGQPLKMHCEIFPGNVPGRWYRNGQLIQSNDRINILQRAKNHRLEIVNSTIHDAGDYTFVPEGYSQSLCAKVHIVDPPRVHLESLNFPDNTVTIVAGNKLRVEIPISGEPAPRVVWMKGERVILDSGHRVRAETFSDHTSLTIDIAEKEDTGNYKIVLQNEAGEAGASIKVKVVDIPDPPEVPLVTEVGGDWCSMTWEPPIYDGGSPILGYFIERKKKQSSRWMRLNFDLNKETTFEPKKMIEGVPYEVRVFAVNAIGVSKPSEPSKAFVPLAVTSEPTMLVVDDVTDTTVTMKWRPPDTIGAAGLDGYLVEYCIEGTDDWRVTNKELTEKTKYTITGLPPEAKILVRVRAINAAGASTPRTLQHSILVKEVIEPPKIRIPRHLKQTYTRKVGEAVNLVIPFMGKPRPKVSWLKEGQTVDPTQVTIRNTDCDSIIFIRKAERKHSGKYDMKVEVENHVDTAIVDIQIVDLPGPPQCVKIDEVWGGNVALDWTPPKDNGNAAITGYTIQKADKKTMEWYTCIEHYHRTCITITELVVGNEYYFRIYSENMVGLSEGATQTKDSALIVKEGMQLKNPEYIDHDFKEPPKFTQPLINTFAIAGYNATLNCSVRANPRPKVIWMKNKIAIIDDPRYRMFSNQGVCTLEIRKPSPYDGGMYSCKAINYLGDALVECKLEVKGGFTFSELMQRGVPLHLIDKYMSETKAVEQPEK
- the LOC139392707 gene encoding myosin-binding protein C, slow-type-like isoform X7 encodes the protein MPEPTKKDEMSNGEKESVATDSSEVPMPTPEISLEVSPPPPDKDDDATTNTPSPPPPPEDANTVKKLSIELPMWSLGEGQAPEDLDKPVDTPPLSSLLIERPQGGSITVGGDISFVAKVEAQDLLRKPTIKWFKGKWMDLASKTGKHLQLKETFDRRTKIHTFEMHIIKAKDNYAGNYRCEVTYKDKFDSCSFDLEVKELEQSQSVDIRSAFKRSSEGHEDAGDLDFSGLLKHREPKQDETPEVDVWEILKSARPDQYEKIAFEYGITDLRGLLKRLKKTKKEEKKSEAFAKKLDPAYQVDKGGKIRLVVDLADPTVELKWYKNGQEIRPTPKFIFEQKGTQRIMVINNCGLNDDAAYSVAAGEEKCTTELFVKELPVKITKEIEAVKTTVNERIELACEVSEEGAQVKWCKNGVEVPTGPRSRYRVKSEGLKHWLIIDDASKEDTGTFSLMASGGTSEAKVQVELKPLKIIQDLQDMTVLLGQPLKMHCEIFPGNVPGRWYRNGQLIQSNDRINILQRAKNHRLEIVNSTIHDAGDYTFVPEGYSQSLCAKVHIVDPPRVHLESLNFPDNTVTIVAGNKLRVEIPISGEPAPRVVWMKGERVILDSGHRVRAETFSDHTSLTIDIAEKEDTGNYKIVLQNEAGEAGASIKVKVVDIPDPPEVPLVTEVGGDWCSMTWEPPIYDGGSPILGYFIERKKKQSSRWMRLNFDLNKETTFEPKKMIEGVPYEVRVFAVNAIGVSKPSEPSKAFVPLAVTSEPTMLVVDDVTDTTVTMKWRPPDTIGAAGLDGYLVEYCIEGTDDWRVTNKELTEKTKYTITGLPPEAKILVRVRAINAAGASTPRTLQHSILVKEVIEPPKIRIPRHLKQTYTRKVGEAVNLVIPFMGKPRPKVSWLKEGQTVDPTQVTIRNTDCDSIIFIRKAERKHSGKYDMKVEVENHVDTAIVDIQIVDLPGPPQCVKIDEVWGGNVALDWTPPKDNGNAAITGYTIQKADKKTMEWYTCIEHYHRTCITITELVVGNEYYFRIYSENMVGLSEGATQTKDSALIVKEGMQLKNPEYIDHDFKEPPKFTQPLINTFAIAGYNATLNCSVRANPRPKVIWMKNKIAIIDDPRYRMFSNQGVCTLEIRKPSPYDGGMYSCKAINYLGDALVECKLEVKGGFTFSELMQRGVPLHLIDKYMSETKAVEQPEK